Below is a window of 'Nostoc azollae' 0708 DNA.
GTCGAAATTGCTGTCCCCAAACAGCCTATTCCTATTCACCACTACTTGCGTCAGCCTCAACGGCTGGTGAATACTTTGACTGATAACAACAGGATTCACCAGTTGTCTGAGGAAGTGTTCCGGTTAAAAATGCGTCCTCTGACCTTTATTTCATTGAGTATTCAACCTACTGTAGACATGAGAGTTTGGTCAGATTCCCAAGGAACGATTTATTTACGTTCTGTCGGTTGTGAAATCCTTGGACTTGAGTATATTAACCAACGCTTTACTCTGAATTTAAAAGGATATTTATCACCACAACAAGTAAATAATGAGACTCACTTACAGGGAAAAGCCGATTTGGAAGTGGTAGTGGATATTCCCCAGCCATTTTCCCTCACTCCAAGAGCAATTTTAGAAGCCACAGGTAATGGCTTACTTAAAAGTGTGTTAATGACAATTAAACAAAGATTGTTACATCACCTCCTCACTGATTATCGTCATTGGGTAATATCACAAACGCAAACAAAGGTTATTGGTGCTGAAAATACTGATTTAGCAATTCTCAACTTTGACTAACTTTCTAAGTAATTCCTGATTGGTAATTGGTGATTAATTACTCTAGCTTGCTGTCCCAACAATTTGGGATTTGCGTTAGCGAAGCAGATACAAATTCTTCTACCTTTTGCCTCATCACTGAATTTGGCAGGGACGAAAAGATCGACGATGTAAGGGTGATGCTCCGTATTTTCGAAGAGCCAGCAAATGACGCTGGCTTCCATAACCCTTATTACGCTCTAATTCATACATCGGATATTTAGATGCCAGACGTAGCAGTAAGTCATCACGCCAAACTTTGGCCATGATACTAGCAGATGCTATGTTGAGTGATCGCTCATCTCCCTTAATCATAGTTTCTTGTGGTATCAGTAAGTCCTTTACCAACTGATTACCATCAACTAAGCAGAGTGCAGGCGGTACTTTCAACTTCAGTACAGCCCGCTTCATGGCTAACAAAGTAGCTTGCAAAATATTAAACTGATCAATTTCCGCAGTTGTAGCATAACCAATTTTCCAGTCTAAAACGAGCCCATTAATTTGCTGTGCCAACTGAGTTCTGCGAGAAGCAGACAACTTCTTGCTGTCTTTAATTTTAGCCGCCATCAGTTTTGGCAATGCATCTGCTGATAACATCACTGCTGCTGCAACTACAGGACCAAATAATGCACCACGTCCCACTTCATCTACACCTGCAACCAAGCCATGAATATTAGCACAAGTGGACAACTCCCACCAACTAGATTCTGGTAAGGGTGCAGTTGACAAAAGAGATACAGGTTTTGGTTCTGTTTCTACCATAACAGCTGTTAGTTTTCCTCTATTGCTGAAGAACGACGGCGACGACGGCGATTAGGAGTAGAAGAAGTACTACTTAGTTCCTCTTCATCAGTGAAAGACTCAAATCCAATGGTGCTGGATTCTTGAACAGGAGGATCGATGATTAATGGCTCTAAAGATAGTTCTTCTACCTCAACTTTGGGAATGGGTATTTTGACTTTAGTCAGTTCAGAATTGGTTCTTTCAGAAACCGTTAATTCTGATATTGATTCTGATGTTGATGTTGATTCCGTTGTGGAAGTTGATGTTTGTCCAGGTTGAACAATGTTAAAAATCACAGATTTGGGATTTTTGACTTCTTGCTCCAGTTTTACACTAGGAGAAATTCCCATCAAAGCAAACATATCTTGTTCCTGCACTGTCATTTCTACAGAAACAATTTGCGGAGGTTCTACCACCGGTTTGATGGGATCGATTTTCACTTTGGTGCGTTCAGTTCTTTCTGTCCATCCAGCTTTACCCAGAGTGGGTGTTCGCATAACATCTCTTTCTCGTCGCGTATCGGAGAGCAGAGAGGGAATTTCTGGTGTTGGAGCTATATCACTGTCAGCATCTAAATCTAAATCTGAATCGTTCACAAAAGCCAGTGGCGTACCCAGGCGGTTTTCATCCTTGCCATTAGCACCATTGATACCAATTCGACTACGACGGGTCCGGGTACGACGTTTGTTATCGCCCATTTCCTGATAACTGGGATGGTTAATCAGATGCATAGGTGTTAACTCAGCGTCACCTTCCAATCCTTCCCCAAATGCATCATAGCTTTCCCGTGGTTCTGACATGCGAGTAGATGGCATCCGTGGTTCTCTTTGAGATATGGGTGTTGTAAACCTCTCTTGTATATCTGCTGCGGGAATAGGCATCCGGTTTTCTATTTCCCCTGGTAAGCGCACGGTATGTCCTAAACCGCCACAGGTGGGACAAGTTTCCCCAAACAATTCATAAATATTTTGACCTTGGCGTTTGCGGGTTAGTTCTACCAAACCTAGCTCAGTGAGTTGGGCTATCTGAGGACGAGCTTTATCAGCTTTGAGCGATTTATTAAAATGTTCTAAAACTTGTAGTTGGTCGCGCCGCGATTCCATATCAATGAAGTCAACGACAATTACGCCGGCAATGTTCCGCAAACGCAGCTGTCGGGCAATTTCTGTAGCTGCTTCGCAGTTTGTCCACAAAACTGTTTCTCTGGCTGTAGCGGAGCGCGTGAAGGAGCCAGAATTAACATCAATAACTGTTAACGCTTCCGTTGGCTCAATGATAATATAACCGCCAGAAGGTAGGTCTACTCTGGGTCTTAGGGCTTCCCGAATGGCGGCGTTAATGCGGAAATATTCTAAAATTGGGGAGCGGTCGCGGTGGTGGTCAATGAGTACACCTTGTGGTGTCTGACCTCCACTCCAGTTCTGTAAATACTGCTTAACTCGGCGCAAACCAGTGCTGGAATCAACAACAATGCGATTTACATCTGCGCCATACATATCCCGCAATACGCGCTGGATAAAGTCATCATCCCGGTTGAGTAATGCTGGAGCGCGGGTGGATTGCGCTTCCTGTTGGATGACTTCCCATTGCTTTTGTAGCAATTCTAAGTCTTCAATAATCGCTTCTTCTGGCTTACCTTCTGCCTCTGTTCGCACCAGCACACCCATACCTGCTGGTTTAATTAAAATTGCTAGGGCGCGGAGGCGGTTACGCTCACTTTCACTCTTAATTCGTCGGGATAAATTAACACCCCTGCCATAGGGCATCAGCACTACGTAACGTCCAGGTAGGGTAATGTTACCTGTGAGTCTCGGGCCTTTTGTTCCCGTTGGCTCTTTCATTACTTGTACCAATACTTTTTGCTGTGGTGTGAGCAATTCAGTAATGGCTGCGGAACTGCGCTTGAGTTTGAGTGGACCCAAGTCAGTGACGTGAATAAAACCGTTGCGTTCTGGATCACCAATATTGACAAAGGCTGCATCTATCCCAGGTAACACATTCTCTACTACACCTAAGTAGATATCACCAATTTGATGATGACCAGTGGCAACAACGAGTTCTTGGATTTGATCTTCCGAAAAAACGGCAGCTATTTGATGCTGTTCTGCGATAATAATTTGTTTTGGCATTCAAGTTCCTCAAAAATTGGCAGCACCAATGGGGATTAGAAGACTTTTTATACCTCTAGCCCCTACTGGCAGCCCTACACGGTGCTACTGGTAATAAAAATTCTAAATCTGAGAGAGCTTTCCATAATTGGAAGCTATTAATACTGTAATTGCGTTCACACGCCTGATTATTCCACAACGGCTGCATATGTTTTAAGTAATTAAACCAACCGTCCGTGGTTGATTTTTGATGCAATACTTTCACCATCTAGGGTAATTGTATTGAGCAGGTGTTGTAAAAAGCTAGAGTTGGAGATCAGGCGTAGAGCTATTGGTAGTAATTGATTCACAAGGTCGCTATAGAGAGAGTATTCTTTAATCTGCCTCAGTTTGTCTGGGATTCAATCCTAGAATTTGCACTCTAATATGTTTGCTTTCGCTCCCTGAATATCAGGGTAGTGAACCAACTCATTCAATAATGCAGCGCCAGAAAATTTCTCTTCATCTCATTCTAACGCAACCTTGCTAAAAATCAATTCCCATGATGTATAACATCTGGGCAACTACTAGCAAGCTGCCCTTCTGGGATTATATCTCTAAAAGTAGCCGGTTGCGGTGGATATGCAGGAGGTGAAATTCTGCTTTAGCCACTTTTTCTAAAAAAGATAATAATTGCTCAGGACGCAATATCACACCGTTATGACAACAGCTACCCAAATAACGTAAGACAGCTTTTGATTTGGTTGGGGAGTTATAGGCTTCTATTAATTCTAGA
It encodes the following:
- a CDS encoding Rne/Rng family ribonuclease → MPKQIIIAEQHQIAAVFSEDQIQELVVATGHHQIGDIYLGVVENVLPGIDAAFVNIGDPERNGFIHVTDLGPLKLKRSSAAITELLTPQQKVLVQVMKEPTGTKGPRLTGNITLPGRYVVLMPYGRGVNLSRRIKSESERNRLRALAILIKPAGMGVLVRTEAEGKPEEAIIEDLELLQKQWEVIQQEAQSTRAPALLNRDDDFIQRVLRDMYGADVNRIVVDSSTGLRRVKQYLQNWSGGQTPQGVLIDHHRDRSPILEYFRINAAIREALRPRVDLPSGGYIIIEPTEALTVIDVNSGSFTRSATARETVLWTNCEAATEIARQLRLRNIAGVIVVDFIDMESRRDQLQVLEHFNKSLKADKARPQIAQLTELGLVELTRKRQGQNIYELFGETCPTCGGLGHTVRLPGEIENRMPIPAADIQERFTTPISQREPRMPSTRMSEPRESYDAFGEGLEGDAELTPMHLINHPSYQEMGDNKRRTRTRRSRIGINGANGKDENRLGTPLAFVNDSDLDLDADSDIAPTPEIPSLLSDTRRERDVMRTPTLGKAGWTERTERTKVKIDPIKPVVEPPQIVSVEMTVQEQDMFALMGISPSVKLEQEVKNPKSVIFNIVQPGQTSTSTTESTSTSESISELTVSERTNSELTKVKIPIPKVEVEELSLEPLIIDPPVQESSTIGFESFTDEEELSSTSSTPNRRRRRRSSAIEEN
- a CDS encoding ribonuclease HII, which produces MVETEPKPVSLLSTAPLPESSWWELSTCANIHGLVAGVDEVGRGALFGPVVAAAVMLSADALPKLMAAKIKDSKKLSASRRTQLAQQINGLVLDWKIGYATTAEIDQFNILQATLLAMKRAVLKLKVPPALCLVDGNQLVKDLLIPQETMIKGDERSLNIASASIMAKVWRDDLLLRLASKYPMYELERNKGYGSQRHLLALRKYGASPLHRRSFRPCQIQ
- a CDS encoding DUF1997 domain-containing protein codes for the protein MATKFTASQSVEIAVPKQPIPIHHYLRQPQRLVNTLTDNNRIHQLSEEVFRLKMRPLTFISLSIQPTVDMRVWSDSQGTIYLRSVGCEILGLEYINQRFTLNLKGYLSPQQVNNETHLQGKADLEVVVDIPQPFSLTPRAILEATGNGLLKSVLMTIKQRLLHHLLTDYRHWVISQTQTKVIGAENTDLAILNFD